One window of Streptococcus troglodytae genomic DNA carries:
- a CDS encoding ECF-type riboflavin transporter substrate-binding protein: MKNHSIKAVVATGIGAALFVIIGMFVNIPLFANTSIQLQYAVQAFLAVIFGPAVGFFIGLIGHMVKDMFAGYGIWWSWVIPSGLVGLGIGFLKNRLRVEKGIFSTKDVAAFNIVQVLVNVLAWGIIAPLGDIIIFKEPVSKVFVQGLLASVANALTVGVGATILLAIYAKSRTQAGSLSKD; the protein is encoded by the coding sequence ATGAAAAATCATTCAATTAAAGCAGTAGTTGCAACAGGGATTGGAGCAGCCTTATTTGTCATTATTGGCATGTTCGTTAATATTCCTCTCTTTGCTAACACAAGTATTCAGTTGCAATATGCTGTTCAAGCCTTTCTGGCTGTTATTTTTGGTCCAGCTGTTGGCTTCTTTATTGGTTTAATCGGTCATATGGTAAAAGATATGTTTGCCGGTTATGGTATTTGGTGGTCATGGGTTATTCCAAGCGGTCTTGTTGGTCTTGGCATCGGCTTTTTAAAAAATCGTCTTCGTGTTGAAAAGGGGATCTTTTCAACTAAAGATGTTGCTGCCTTTAATATTGTTCAAGTGCTGGTAAACGTTCTTGCTTGGGGAATCATCGCACCTCTTGGCGATATCATTATTTTTAAAGAGCCAGTAAGCAAAGTCTTTGTTCAAGGTTTGCTGGCTAGCGTAGCCAATGCATTGACAGTCGGAGTTGGCGCTACCATTCTCCTGGCTATTTATGCAAAAAGTCGGACACAAGCAGGAAGTTTATCAAAAGATTAA
- a CDS encoding ABC transporter ATP-binding protein, with amino-acid sequence MKPFIEFKDFSFKYDAQAEPTLKEITLSIEKGEKVLIIGPSGSGKSTIGHCLNGIIPNIYKGQAEGSLTIAGKDVFDLSIYEKSHLVSTVLQDPDGQFIGLTVAEDLAFALENDCVGHEKMIEKVDIWSDNWDLKDFLQHRPQDLSGGQKQRVSLAGVLIDESPVLLFDEPLANLDPKSGQDTIDLIDRLHQTAKTTTIIIEHRLEDVLYRPVDRVILINEGQVLFNGSPAHLLKTSLLQENGIREPLYLTVLRHLGLDIKNTSHLANLEQLDLSGVSFTGNVSQRESYEPQVLFDIQHLNFAYSPECPILKDLSFTLNKGERLAIVGKNGAGKSTLAKALCQFISYEGQIFYQGQDIASDSIKERSERIGYVLQNPNQMISQTMIFDEVALGLRLRGIDDGQIEECVLKVLKICGLYEFRKWPISALSFGQKKRVTIASILVLNPEVILLDEPTAGQDKKHYTEMMSFLNDLHALGHTIIMITHDMQLMLEYSDRALVISDGHILADQSPITLFSQPDILRMANLKQTSIFDLAQRLGCDPIALTHYYIDQQGGEDE; translated from the coding sequence ATGAAACCATTTATTGAATTCAAGGATTTTTCCTTTAAATATGATGCTCAGGCAGAGCCAACCTTGAAAGAAATCACACTTTCTATTGAGAAAGGGGAAAAGGTACTGATTATTGGGCCTTCTGGAAGTGGAAAGTCAACCATAGGGCACTGTTTAAATGGCATTATTCCTAATATTTATAAAGGGCAGGCTGAAGGCTCTTTGACAATAGCTGGCAAGGATGTCTTTGACCTATCTATTTATGAAAAATCTCATCTTGTTTCAACTGTTTTACAAGATCCAGACGGGCAATTTATTGGCTTAACAGTAGCAGAAGATCTTGCCTTTGCCTTGGAAAATGACTGTGTAGGCCATGAAAAAATGATTGAAAAGGTAGATATTTGGTCAGACAATTGGGATTTAAAAGACTTTCTCCAACATCGTCCGCAGGATCTATCAGGCGGACAAAAGCAAAGAGTCAGTTTGGCAGGTGTCCTGATTGATGAAAGTCCTGTTTTATTATTTGACGAACCCTTAGCTAATTTAGACCCAAAATCTGGTCAGGACACTATAGATTTGATTGATCGCCTTCATCAGACGGCAAAAACAACTACTATTATTATCGAACATCGCTTAGAAGATGTTCTTTATCGACCTGTTGATCGGGTTATACTGATTAATGAAGGTCAAGTTCTTTTTAATGGAAGTCCTGCTCATCTTTTAAAGACAAGTCTTTTACAAGAAAATGGTATTCGTGAGCCCCTCTATTTAACTGTTTTACGTCATCTTGGTTTGGATATCAAAAATACTTCTCATTTAGCTAATCTTGAGCAACTTGATCTCTCTGGAGTCAGTTTTACAGGCAATGTTTCTCAAAGAGAATCTTACGAGCCACAAGTCTTGTTTGATATTCAACACCTTAATTTTGCCTATAGTCCAGAGTGTCCTATTTTGAAGGATCTCTCTTTTACTCTTAATAAAGGAGAACGTCTTGCTATTGTTGGCAAAAATGGTGCAGGTAAATCGACACTGGCCAAAGCGCTTTGTCAATTTATTTCCTATGAAGGACAGATCTTTTATCAAGGCCAGGATATTGCATCTGATTCCATCAAGGAACGCTCTGAGCGTATTGGCTATGTTCTCCAAAATCCTAATCAAATGATTAGTCAAACGATGATTTTTGATGAAGTCGCTCTGGGTCTGCGTTTACGCGGTATTGATGACGGTCAGATCGAAGAGTGCGTTTTGAAGGTTTTAAAGATTTGCGGTCTTTATGAGTTTCGCAAGTGGCCCATTTCAGCTCTTTCCTTCGGACAGAAAAAACGTGTGACCATTGCGTCTATTTTGGTATTGAATCCAGAGGTGATTCTTTTAGATGAACCGACAGCAGGACAAGACAAGAAGCATTATACAGAAATGATGTCTTTCTTAAATGATTTGCATGCTTTGGGGCATACTATTATCATGATTACACATGATATGCAACTCATGTTGGAATATTCTGATCGAGCCTTGGTTATTAGTGATGGTCACATTTTAGCTGATCAAAGTCCCATTACCCTCTTTAGCCAACCGGACATACTAAGAATGGCCAATCTTAAACAAACTAGCATTTTTGATTTGGCTCAAAGATTGGGTTGTGATCCAATTGCTCTGACGCATTACTATATTGACCAGCAAGGAGGAGAAGATGAATAA
- a CDS encoding LemA family protein, whose product MLIWIILVIVILLVIWVIVGYNGLVRSRMQTQEAWSQIDVQLKRRNDLIPNLLETVKGYAKYEQSTLEKVTELRSKVANASTPNEAMKASDALGKQMASILAVAESYPDLKANQNFLKLQEELTNTENKISYSRQLFNSTTANYNVKLETFPSNLIAGLFGFKAKEFLEAPEEEKSVPKVDFGDMA is encoded by the coding sequence ATGTTGATTTGGATTATTTTAGTTATTGTCATCCTTCTTGTGATTTGGGTGATTGTCGGTTATAACGGCCTTGTAAGAAGCCGTATGCAAACGCAAGAGGCTTGGAGTCAGATTGATGTTCAGTTGAAACGCCGCAATGATTTGATTCCTAATTTGCTTGAAACAGTCAAAGGTTACGCTAAGTATGAACAAAGCACTTTAGAAAAAGTAACCGAACTGCGCAGTAAGGTAGCCAATGCCAGTACGCCTAATGAAGCTATGAAAGCTAGTGATGCTCTCGGAAAACAAATGGCTAGTATTTTAGCAGTTGCAGAAAGTTATCCTGATCTCAAAGCAAACCAAAATTTTCTTAAGTTGCAAGAAGAACTGACAAATACAGAAAATAAAATTTCTTATTCACGTCAACTTTTCAATTCCACCACAGCTAACTACAATGTTAAGTTAGAAACCTTTCCAAGTAATCTTATTGCTGGTTTATTTGGTTTTAAGGCTAAGGAATTTTTAGAAGCACCTGAAGAAGAAAAATCAGTGCCAAAAGTGGACTTTGGAGATATGGCTTAG
- a CDS encoding methionine ABC transporter ATP-binding protein, protein MSKAIIKLDHIDITFHQKKRTIEAVKGVTVHINQGDIYGIVGYSGAGKSTLVRVINLLQTPTKGKITVDQDVIFENGEKQLSSQELRKKRHEIGMIFQHFNLMAQKTARQNVAFALRHSNLSVAEKERKVTELLELVGLTDRAENYPSQLSGGQKQRVAIARALANDPKILISDEATSALDPKTTKQILALLQDLNKKLGLTVVMITHEMQIVKDICNRVAVMQEGSLIEEGSVLDIFSNPREDLTKDFIKTATGIEEALIKIKQQEIVKNLPANAALVQLKYAGKTTDEPILNNLYKKYQVTANILYGNIEILEKTPVGEMIVILEGAATNIEQALNELKYSDLTVTVLKRGV, encoded by the coding sequence ATGAGTAAAGCGATTATAAAACTTGACCATATTGATATTACCTTTCATCAAAAGAAGCGAACCATTGAAGCGGTTAAAGGTGTCACAGTACATATTAATCAAGGTGATATTTATGGCATTGTTGGTTATTCTGGCGCCGGTAAGTCCACTCTTGTTCGTGTGATTAATCTTTTGCAGACCCCAACAAAGGGAAAAATTACAGTAGATCAAGATGTGATTTTTGAAAATGGTGAAAAGCAGTTATCCAGTCAGGAACTCAGAAAGAAGCGTCATGAAATTGGTATGATTTTCCAGCATTTCAATTTAATGGCTCAAAAGACTGCGCGCCAAAATGTTGCTTTCGCCTTGCGTCATTCCAATCTCAGTGTAGCGGAAAAAGAACGTAAAGTAACAGAATTATTAGAATTGGTGGGCTTAACTGATCGTGCAGAGAACTACCCTTCACAGCTTTCTGGCGGTCAAAAACAACGTGTTGCGATTGCTCGAGCTCTTGCTAATGATCCTAAAATTCTGATTTCAGATGAAGCCACTTCGGCCTTAGATCCCAAAACAACCAAGCAAATTTTAGCACTTTTACAAGATTTAAATAAAAAATTGGGATTGACTGTTGTCATGATTACGCATGAGATGCAAATTGTTAAAGATATTTGCAATCGTGTGGCTGTCATGCAGGAAGGATCTCTAATTGAAGAAGGCTCCGTTTTAGATATTTTTTCAAATCCTAGAGAAGACTTAACCAAAGACTTCATCAAAACAGCAACGGGAATTGAAGAAGCTTTGATAAAGATTAAACAGCAAGAAATCGTTAAAAACTTGCCAGCTAATGCTGCTTTGGTGCAGTTAAAATACGCGGGTAAAACCACGGATGAGCCTATTTTAAATAACCTTTATAAAAAATATCAAGTCACTGCTAATATTCTGTATGGCAATATAGAAATTTTAGAAAAAACACCTGTTGGTGAGATGATTGTTATTTTAGAGGGCGCAGCTACTAATATTGAACAAGCACTTAATGAGTTAAAATATTCAGATTTAACAGTAACGGTTTTGAAGAGAGGAGTTTAA
- the rsmG gene encoding 16S rRNA (guanine(527)-N(7))-methyltransferase RsmG translates to MTPEEFYQALAKLHINLSDKQKEQFDLYFKLLVEWNNKINLTAITEEKEVYLKHFYDSIAPLLAGYIPNKPLKILDIGAGAGFPSLPMKIIYPQLDITIIDSLNKRIKFLNLLADALGLDKVHFYHGRAEDFGQDKNFRAQFDLVTARAVARLQVLSELTIPFLKVGGQLLALKASAADEELKAAQNALNLLFSQTVNSDNYQLPNGDGRNLTIITKKKETPNKYPRKAGIPNKKPL, encoded by the coding sequence ATGACCCCTGAAGAATTTTACCAAGCTTTGGCCAAACTTCACATCAATTTATCTGATAAACAAAAAGAGCAATTTGACCTTTATTTTAAATTATTGGTGGAATGGAATAATAAAATCAATCTTACTGCCATTACTGAGGAAAAAGAAGTCTATCTTAAACATTTCTATGACTCTATCGCACCACTTTTAGCAGGTTATATTCCTAACAAACCTTTGAAGATTTTGGACATCGGAGCAGGAGCTGGTTTTCCCAGCCTGCCAATGAAAATTATTTATCCCCAGTTAGATATCACTATCATTGACTCACTGAATAAGCGTATCAAATTTCTTAATTTATTAGCGGATGCTTTAGGACTTGACAAGGTTCATTTTTACCATGGCAGGGCTGAAGATTTTGGACAAGATAAGAATTTTCGAGCTCAATTTGACCTTGTTACGGCCAGAGCTGTTGCTCGTTTGCAAGTGTTATCCGAACTGACCATCCCTTTTTTAAAAGTCGGCGGTCAATTGTTGGCCCTTAAGGCTAGTGCTGCTGACGAAGAATTAAAGGCTGCTCAAAATGCCCTAAATTTATTGTTTAGTCAAACGGTCAATAGTGACAACTATCAGCTTCCCAATGGAGATGGACGTAATCTCACTATTATCACTAAAAAGAAAGAAACACCGAATAAATATCCACGTAAGGCCGGAATACCTAACAAAAAACCCTTGTAG
- a CDS encoding energy-coupling factor transporter transmembrane component T family protein, which translates to MNKHLIGYHDGQGFLYKLSGASKLLFFLLVSIACMTTYDTRLIAAVSILSIFLFKMADIHWQDISFVMKFITVFAVLNVVMVYLFAPDYGEKIYGAKTLLFEGVGRFYLSSQEIFYLLNLVLKYFCTVPLAILFLMTTHPSQFASSLNQIGVPYKIAYAVSLTLRYIPDVQEEFYMIRTSQEARGLELSKKARLMSRIKGNVQIIVPLIFSSLDRIDTISTAMELRRFGKNKKRTWYTYQPFRKNDFLTIFLACLILLISLSLFALNKGRFYNPWAS; encoded by the coding sequence ATGAATAAACACTTAATTGGCTATCATGATGGTCAAGGTTTTCTCTACAAGCTATCAGGTGCTAGTAAATTACTTTTCTTTCTCCTTGTTTCTATTGCCTGTATGACAACCTATGATACGCGTTTGATTGCAGCAGTAAGTATCCTTTCGATTTTTCTCTTTAAAATGGCAGATATTCATTGGCAGGATATTTCTTTCGTCATGAAGTTCATAACCGTATTTGCGGTTTTGAATGTTGTCATGGTTTATCTTTTTGCACCTGATTATGGAGAAAAAATTTATGGAGCAAAGACCTTATTATTTGAAGGGGTTGGCAGGTTTTACTTAAGCAGTCAGGAAATCTTTTATCTTTTAAATTTGGTTCTCAAGTATTTCTGTACAGTACCTCTGGCTATTTTATTTTTGATGACGACTCATCCAAGTCAGTTTGCCTCTAGTCTTAATCAAATTGGAGTTCCTTATAAAATAGCCTATGCTGTTAGTTTAACACTGCGTTATATTCCTGATGTTCAGGAAGAATTTTACATGATTCGAACGTCACAGGAAGCGCGTGGATTGGAATTATCAAAAAAGGCCAGATTAATGAGTCGTATTAAGGGCAATGTTCAAATTATTGTTCCGCTTATTTTCAGCTCTTTGGATAGGATAGATACCATTTCCACTGCCATGGAACTTCGTCGCTTTGGTAAAAATAAGAAGAGAACTTGGTATACTTATCAGCCTTTTAGAAAAAATGACTTTCTTACTATATTTCTAGCCTGTTTGATTTTACTCATCAGTCTAAGTTTATTTGCTCTTAATAAAGGCCGATTTTATAACCCATGGGCAAGTTAA
- a CDS encoding SAM hydrolase/SAM-dependent halogenase family protein, with the protein MSNNLLVLQSDFGLVDGAVSAMIGVALQEDPTLGIHNLTHEITPYNIFEASYRLFQTVEYWPQGTTFVSVVDPGVGSDRKSVVALTSKNQYIVTPDNGTLSYIKKHVGIKAVREISEIENRRRHTELSYTFHGRDVYAFTGARLASGHISFEEVGPELAIESIVELPVVETIIEDNLVCGAVDILDVRFGSLWTSITREEFYMLKPEFNDRFEVTIYNNDMLVYQNQVTYGKSFAAVRIGQPIIYINSLYRVGVAINQGSFANAYNVGVGPQWHIEIKKLD; encoded by the coding sequence ATGAGTAATAATTTATTAGTCTTGCAGTCAGATTTTGGTTTGGTTGATGGTGCTGTATCTGCGATGATTGGTGTCGCTCTGCAAGAAGATCCAACACTTGGTATTCACAATTTAACTCATGAAATAACTCCTTACAACATTTTTGAAGCTTCTTATCGTCTCTTTCAGACAGTTGAATATTGGCCTCAAGGAACTACCTTTGTATCAGTGGTTGATCCGGGAGTTGGCTCAGACAGAAAAAGCGTTGTGGCTTTAACGTCAAAAAATCAGTATATTGTGACGCCTGATAATGGGACTTTATCTTATATCAAAAAGCATGTTGGTATTAAAGCGGTTCGTGAAATTTCAGAAATTGAAAATCGACGTCGTCATACAGAACTATCTTATACATTTCACGGTCGTGATGTTTATGCCTTTACAGGAGCTAGGTTAGCAAGTGGTCATATTTCTTTTGAAGAAGTTGGTCCAGAGTTAGCTATTGAGTCCATAGTAGAATTACCAGTGGTTGAAACCATTATTGAAGATAATCTTGTTTGTGGTGCTGTTGATATTCTAGATGTTCGTTTTGGTTCTTTATGGACTTCTATTACACGTGAAGAATTCTACATGCTTAAGCCAGAATTCAATGATCGCTTTGAAGTAACTATCTACAATAATGATATGCTCGTTTATCAAAATCAAGTGACCTATGGCAAATCATTTGCAGCTGTTCGTATCGGTCAGCCCATTATTTATATTAATTCTCTTTACCGCGTGGGTGTTGCGATTAACCAAGGTTCTTTTGCTAATGCCTACAATGTCGGTGTTGGACCTCAGTGGCATATTGAAATCAAAAAATTAGATTAA
- a CDS encoding methionine ABC transporter permease, whose amino-acid sequence MHFIQTYLPNAYELGLTGDAGWLTAILNTLYMTIVPFVIGGGVGLVFGLLLVLMGPEGVIENKVVCWIIDKVTSVFRAIPFVILIAVLAPLTMLLMQTNLGATAALVPLSFATFPFFARQVQVVFSELDRGVIEAAQASGATFWDIVKVYLSEGFPDLIRVSTVTLISLVGETAMAGAIGAGGLGNVAISYGYNRFNNDVTWVATLLILLLIFTIQFIGDTLTRKVSHR is encoded by the coding sequence ATGCATTTTATTCAAACCTATTTACCCAATGCTTATGAGCTTGGTTTGACAGGCGATGCTGGTTGGTTAACAGCAATTCTGAATACACTTTATATGACGATTGTTCCTTTTGTTATTGGAGGAGGCGTTGGTTTGGTTTTTGGTCTCCTCTTAGTATTAATGGGACCTGAAGGTGTTATTGAAAATAAGGTTGTTTGTTGGATCATTGACAAAGTAACATCTGTTTTCCGCGCCATTCCTTTTGTTATTTTGATTGCTGTCTTAGCACCATTAACCATGCTTTTGATGCAAACGAATTTAGGTGCGACAGCAGCCTTAGTTCCTTTATCTTTTGCGACTTTTCCTTTCTTTGCACGGCAAGTACAGGTTGTCTTTTCTGAATTGGATCGCGGTGTTATTGAGGCAGCACAAGCTTCTGGAGCTACCTTTTGGGATATTGTAAAGGTCTATCTCAGTGAAGGTTTTCCGGATCTTATTCGTGTCTCAACGGTAACCTTGATTTCTCTTGTTGGTGAAACGGCTATGGCCGGAGCAATCGGAGCTGGGGGACTTGGAAATGTTGCTATTTCTTACGGTTATAATCGTTTTAATAATGATGTCACTTGGGTTGCAACTTTACTTATTCTTTTGCTTATTTTCACAATCCAGTTTATCGGAGATACGCTAACTCGAAAAGTAAGTCATCGTTAA
- a CDS encoding carbon-nitrogen family hydrolase: protein MKISLLQLDIKDGQPHVNQANVQNLLQEALLEEPDVIVLPELWNSGYALDKLEEIADEDGKANRSWLSQFAEKHGVTLVAGSVATKRKGHFYNTAYSFSSKGQLINTYDKVHLFGLMAEDEFLTAGQRESHFQIGTVGASHVICYDIRFPEWIRHLMSQDAALLFVSAQWPSSRIEQWKILLQARAIENQAFVIAVNRVGKGLKDQFDGHSLIIDPLGRILLEANDCEGIFSAQIDLSQVKKVRGQIPVFKDRHLELY, encoded by the coding sequence TTGAAAATTAGTCTGTTGCAATTAGATATAAAAGATGGTCAGCCTCATGTTAATCAGGCAAACGTCCAAAATCTTTTACAAGAAGCACTCTTAGAAGAGCCCGATGTCATTGTCTTACCGGAATTATGGAACAGTGGTTATGCGTTGGATAAATTAGAAGAAATTGCTGATGAAGATGGGAAAGCCAATCGTTCTTGGCTTAGTCAATTTGCTGAGAAGCATGGAGTTACTTTAGTTGCTGGATCTGTAGCGACCAAACGAAAAGGCCATTTTTACAATACAGCTTATAGTTTTTCTTCGAAAGGACAGCTGATAAATACTTATGATAAGGTTCATCTTTTTGGTCTAATGGCTGAAGATGAATTTTTGACTGCTGGACAAAGAGAAAGTCATTTTCAAATTGGAACTGTTGGTGCTAGCCATGTTATTTGTTACGATATCCGCTTTCCTGAATGGATTCGTCATTTGATGAGTCAAGATGCTGCTCTTTTATTTGTCTCAGCCCAGTGGCCCAGCAGCCGCATCGAACAATGGAAGATCCTTTTGCAGGCGCGTGCTATTGAAAATCAGGCCTTTGTCATTGCTGTTAATCGTGTCGGAAAAGGACTCAAGGACCAATTTGACGGTCATTCTTTAATCATTGATCCTTTGGGAAGAATTCTTTTAGAGGCAAATGATTGTGAAGGAATTTTTAGTGCTCAGATAGATCTAAGCCAAGTTAAAAAGGTTCGTGGTCAAATTCCTGTTTTCAAAGATAGACATTTGGAACTTTACTAA
- the leuS gene encoding leucine--tRNA ligase, translating to MVYYNHKAIENKWQKFWEDNHTFKTGTAASKPKFYALDMFPYPSGAGLHVGHPEGYTATDILSRFKRAQGYNVLHPMGWDAFGLPAEQYAMDTGHDPADFTAQNIATFKRQIKSLGFSYDWEREINTTDPNYYKWTQWIFTKLYEKGLAYEAEVPVNWVEELGTAIANEEVLPDGTSERGGYPVVRKPMRQWMLKITAYAERLLEDLEDLDWPESIKDMQRNWIGKSTGANVTFKVKDTDEEFTVFTTRPDTLFGATYAVLAPEHDLVDIITTAGQAQAVADYKHQASLKSDLARTDLAKEKTGVWTGSYAINPVNGEEIPIWIADYVLASYGTGAIMAVPAHDERDWEFAKQFNLDIIPVLEGGNVAEAAYTDDGLHINSGFLNGLDKAAAIDKMVAWLETEGVGNKKVTYRLRDWLFSRQRYWGEPIPIIHWEDGTITALPENELPLVLPVTNDIKPSGTGESPLANLTDWLEVTREDGVKGRRETNTMPQWAGSSWYFLRYIDPHNDQKLADEDLLKQWLPVDVYVGGAEHAVLHLLYARFWHKFLYDLGAVPTKEPFQKLFNQGMILGTSYRDHRGALVATDKVEKRDGSFFNIETGEELEQAPAKMSKSLKNVVNPDDVVEQYGADTLRVYEMFMGPLDASIAWSEEGLEGSRKFLDRVYRLITTKEIVAKNNGHLDKIYNEVVKTVTEHLEAMRFNTAISQLMIFVNAANKEEQLFLDYAKGFIQLLAPFAPHLAEELWQVLTQSGESLSYVTWPSYDESKLVEDEIEIVLQIKGKVRAKVVVPKDSSREELEKIALANDKIQAEIAGKDIVKVIAVPNKLVNVVIK from the coding sequence ATGGTTTACTACAATCACAAAGCAATTGAGAATAAATGGCAAAAATTCTGGGAAGATAACCATACTTTTAAGACTGGAACGGCTGCCTCAAAACCAAAATTTTATGCCCTTGATATGTTTCCTTATCCATCTGGAGCTGGTCTACACGTTGGTCATCCAGAAGGTTATACTGCGACGGATATTCTTAGCCGCTTCAAACGTGCGCAAGGTTATAATGTCCTTCACCCCATGGGCTGGGATGCTTTTGGCTTACCTGCTGAGCAATATGCTATGGACACGGGTCATGATCCTGCTGACTTTACAGCGCAAAATATAGCGACCTTTAAACGCCAAATTAAATCACTTGGTTTCTCTTATGATTGGGAGCGTGAAATTAACACGACAGATCCTAACTACTATAAATGGACTCAGTGGATTTTTACTAAACTTTATGAAAAAGGCCTAGCATATGAAGCTGAAGTACCAGTCAACTGGGTTGAAGAACTAGGGACAGCTATTGCCAATGAAGAGGTGCTGCCAGATGGAACTTCTGAACGCGGTGGTTATCCAGTTGTCCGCAAGCCTATGCGCCAATGGATGTTGAAAATCACAGCTTATGCTGAACGTCTCTTAGAAGATTTGGAAGATCTGGACTGGCCTGAATCTATCAAGGATATGCAGCGCAATTGGATTGGTAAATCAACTGGGGCCAATGTAACTTTCAAAGTCAAGGACACAGATGAGGAATTTACCGTTTTTACCACTCGCCCCGATACGCTCTTTGGTGCTACTTATGCTGTTCTTGCTCCTGAGCATGATTTGGTAGATATTATTACTACTGCTGGTCAAGCGCAAGCAGTTGCTGATTATAAACATCAAGCTAGTCTCAAATCGGATTTAGCCCGTACAGACCTTGCTAAGGAAAAAACAGGGGTTTGGACAGGTAGCTATGCTATCAATCCTGTCAATGGCGAAGAAATTCCAATTTGGATAGCCGACTACGTGCTTGCTAGCTACGGAACGGGTGCCATCATGGCCGTTCCAGCTCATGACGAACGTGACTGGGAATTTGCTAAACAGTTTAATCTTGATATCATTCCCGTTCTTGAAGGTGGAAATGTAGCAGAAGCAGCTTATACAGATGACGGATTGCACATTAATTCTGGTTTCTTAAACGGTCTTGACAAGGCTGCTGCTATTGACAAGATGGTTGCTTGGCTTGAAACTGAAGGTGTCGGTAATAAGAAAGTGACCTATCGCTTGCGTGACTGGCTCTTTAGCCGTCAACGATACTGGGGTGAGCCTATTCCAATCATTCATTGGGAAGATGGAACGATTACAGCTCTTCCTGAAAATGAATTGCCACTTGTCTTACCAGTAACCAATGATATCAAACCTTCTGGGACAGGTGAGTCTCCGCTTGCTAACTTGACAGACTGGTTGGAAGTGACGCGTGAAGATGGTGTTAAAGGTCGCCGAGAAACCAATACTATGCCACAGTGGGCAGGCTCTAGCTGGTACTTCTTGCGCTATATTGATCCACATAATGACCAAAAATTGGCTGATGAGGATCTTCTGAAACAATGGCTGCCAGTTGATGTTTATGTCGGCGGTGCTGAACATGCCGTTCTCCACTTGCTTTATGCACGTTTCTGGCATAAGTTTCTCTATGATCTTGGTGCCGTACCAACCAAAGAACCTTTCCAAAAACTCTTTAACCAAGGGATGATTTTGGGAACCAGCTATCGCGATCATCGTGGTGCTTTAGTAGCAACGGATAAAGTTGAAAAACGTGATGGTTCTTTCTTCAACATCGAAACAGGCGAAGAGTTGGAACAAGCACCGGCTAAGATGTCCAAATCACTCAAAAACGTTGTCAATCCTGATGATGTTGTCGAACAATATGGTGCTGATACCCTTCGTGTTTACGAAATGTTTATGGGACCGCTTGATGCTTCTATTGCATGGTCTGAAGAAGGCCTTGAAGGCAGCCGCAAATTCCTTGATCGTGTCTACCGTCTTATCACAACAAAAGAAATAGTTGCCAAAAACAATGGACACTTAGACAAGATTTATAATGAAGTAGTTAAAACCGTAACAGAGCATCTTGAAGCTATGCGCTTTAACACAGCTATTTCTCAATTGATGATTTTTGTCAATGCCGCTAACAAGGAAGAACAACTCTTTCTTGATTATGCTAAGGGATTTATTCAATTATTGGCGCCGTTTGCACCGCATTTAGCTGAAGAGCTTTGGCAAGTATTGACGCAATCAGGTGAATCTCTCTCTTATGTTACTTGGCCAAGCTATGATGAATCCAAATTGGTCGAAGATGAAATCGAGATTGTTCTTCAAATCAAAGGAAAAGTTCGTGCCAAGGTTGTTGTTCCTAAGGATTCCAGCCGTGAAGAACTTGAAAAAATTGCTCTTGCCAACGACAAAATCCAAGCAGAGATTGCAGGAAAGGATATTGTAAAAGTTATTGCAGTGCCTAACAAATTGGTTAATGTCGTGATTAAATGA